The bacterium genome includes a region encoding these proteins:
- a CDS encoding minor capsid protein — protein sequence MGVSVKLNWYGDQVTREVKEAAAEGLLLGAEYLLEESNRVVPHNEGTLQRSGETSVDDEKLEANVSYDTPYAARLHEHPEYKFQNGRIGKWLEVTLKKCESEVAKIIAGPIKRVLGG from the coding sequence ATGGGTGTCAGTGTAAAGCTCAATTGGTATGGCGACCAGGTCACTCGTGAGGTCAAGGAAGCTGCGGCAGAGGGGTTGTTGTTGGGTGCAGAATATCTGCTCGAAGAGAGTAATCGAGTCGTTCCGCACAACGAGGGAACCTTGCAGCGATCCGGCGAGACCAGCGTTGATGATGAAAAGCTGGAAGCGAACGTCAGTTATGATACTCCTTATGCTGCCCGCCTTCACGAACATCCAGAATACAAGTTCCAAAACGGCAGAATTGGGAAGTGGCTGGAAGTGACTTTGAAAAAGTGCGAATCCGAGGTCGCCAAAATTATAGCTGGTCCAATTAAGAGAGTTTTAGGGGGCTAA
- a CDS encoding minor capsid protein yields MLIAEIMQYLDACELVTYDANDTSGDVFIELPATPDTCVAVLPQPGTQSPGYDNLDNTGVQIIVRGAADTDVETQARAQAIYDKTHGFRNGWFINGGAYILSCLSPNGGIVPLGDDDNSRPEFAVNLNIKYRNTNREVR; encoded by the coding sequence ATGTTGATCGCTGAGATCATGCAGTACTTAGATGCCTGCGAGTTAGTCACGTATGATGCTAACGATACAAGCGGAGATGTGTTCATCGAATTGCCTGCAACACCTGATACATGTGTTGCTGTATTGCCTCAGCCCGGCACGCAATCGCCTGGTTATGACAACCTAGATAATACCGGTGTGCAGATCATTGTGAGGGGGGCGGCTGATACAGATGTCGAAACCCAAGCACGGGCGCAGGCGATTTACGATAAGACACATGGGTTTCGGAACGGGTGGTTCATCAATGGCGGGGCATATATCCTGAGCTGTCTGTCACCGAACGGAGGCATTGTGCCATTGGGCGATGATGATAATAGCAGACCGGAATTCGCGGTCAATTTGAATATCAAGTATAGAAATACGAACAGGGAGGTGCGGTGA
- a CDS encoding Gp15 family bacteriophage protein, with amino-acid sequence MEADFQREYNLDLWAIIDVISWRRFFVLLQGLSADSLLFSRNQRRSHVVTSKDELQRRWKELFL; translated from the coding sequence ATAGAGGCCGATTTTCAGCGCGAATATAACCTTGATTTGTGGGCGATTATCGACGTCATTTCCTGGCGTCGTTTTTTTGTTTTACTGCAAGGCCTGTCTGCGGACAGTCTGTTGTTTTCGAGGAATCAGAGACGGTCACATGTTGTGACCTCGAAAGACGAGTTACAGCGGCGATGGAAAGAACTGTTTTTATAG
- a CDS encoding phage tail tape measure protein, translating to MALKVGELFAVLRLDKGSFDKDMNGVESRFGQSEKTINNLKNKTLIGLGVGLATLGGAAFKFSNDFNESMANVASLIPGNISRVNELKGSVQSMAIETGKSTQDIAGGLYQVISAFGDTSDTAKILEANVKAATAGVASTTDSINLTSAVTKAYGDTSAKAVQHVADLAMETVKLGQTTFPELASSIGRVTPLAKSLGVTQEELFAVMATATGVTGNAAEVSTQYKGILQGLLAPTQAMSDLIEKQGFASGEAMVKQLGLQKTIEAIVKAAQDSGQPLQNYIGSIEGQTLAMSLAGPQADKLTAALKANGDVNTAVSAAYKEQTQGINKMGFAWARAQQLGAVFLQKIGNISPLIMATGSMLTMITTLKDLGVAFNIVKIKAAAAWIATLGPIALVIAAIAAVAAGVYLVIKHWDKIKAFFKKLWAGVKVAFAWGWNLVKQACLNATPAGFIFKHWDKIKAFFKNLWSAVWKITMAGVTKIVDYIKEKLQKVAGFFKNLFDAVVGHSYIPDLVSGVQKEMTKLGGVAMVEPVQRATQRVDQSFERVNENRAAETKSVAGNSSANTAALLQMIRIQNSQLRELRKMNAVGVMP from the coding sequence ATGGCATTAAAAGTCGGCGAGCTTTTCGCTGTCCTCCGGCTTGACAAAGGCAGCTTCGACAAAGATATGAACGGTGTCGAGAGTCGGTTTGGCCAGAGCGAAAAGACGATCAACAATCTCAAGAATAAGACTTTGATCGGCCTCGGGGTGGGATTGGCTACACTCGGAGGCGCAGCATTTAAGTTCTCAAACGACTTTAACGAGTCGATGGCAAATGTGGCATCGTTAATCCCCGGCAACATAAGCAGAGTGAACGAACTCAAGGGTTCTGTTCAATCGATGGCAATTGAGACCGGCAAAAGCACGCAGGACATTGCTGGTGGTCTGTATCAGGTGATATCCGCATTCGGGGATACGTCGGACACCGCTAAGATTCTAGAAGCTAATGTCAAAGCTGCAACTGCCGGTGTTGCGAGCACAACGGACTCGATCAATTTGACCTCCGCTGTCACCAAGGCTTATGGCGACACATCTGCAAAGGCTGTCCAGCATGTGGCTGACCTGGCGATGGAAACTGTAAAACTCGGACAGACAACATTCCCCGAACTTGCGTCGAGCATAGGACGTGTTACACCGCTGGCAAAATCTCTGGGAGTTACGCAAGAAGAACTGTTCGCCGTAATGGCAACGGCTACGGGTGTAACTGGGAATGCTGCAGAAGTATCTACACAGTATAAGGGCATTTTGCAGGGTTTATTGGCTCCGACACAGGCGATGTCGGATTTGATTGAAAAGCAGGGGTTCGCGTCTGGCGAAGCTATGGTTAAACAGCTTGGTCTACAAAAAACTATTGAGGCTATTGTCAAGGCAGCTCAGGACTCTGGTCAACCTCTCCAGAACTACATTGGGTCTATTGAAGGTCAGACACTTGCTATGTCATTAGCAGGGCCCCAGGCGGATAAACTTACTGCTGCGTTAAAGGCAAATGGAGATGTTAATACTGCCGTTAGTGCAGCCTACAAAGAGCAGACCCAAGGCATTAACAAGATGGGCTTCGCTTGGGCACGTGCCCAGCAACTAGGTGCAGTCTTCCTGCAAAAGATCGGGAATATCTCCCCGCTTATCATGGCTACAGGCTCGATGCTGACTATGATTACAACGCTTAAGGATTTGGGTGTAGCATTCAACATCGTAAAGATAAAAGCTGCGGCTGCCTGGATTGCCACACTCGGACCTATAGCCCTAGTAATCGCTGCTATCGCGGCTGTTGCCGCGGGCGTGTATCTGGTGATTAAACACTGGGATAAGATCAAAGCATTCTTCAAAAAGCTATGGGCAGGAGTGAAAGTCGCTTTTGCTTGGGGCTGGAACCTAGTAAAGCAAGCCTGTCTTAATGCTACTCCTGCAGGATTTATCTTTAAGCACTGGGACAAGATTAAAGCCTTCTTCAAAAATCTCTGGTCTGCAGTTTGGAAAATCACCATGGCTGGGGTTACAAAAATAGTGGACTATATCAAAGAAAAACTCCAAAAAGTGGCGGGCTTTTTTAAGAACCTCTTTGATGCGGTTGTAGGACATAGCTACATCCCCGATCTGGTTTCAGGCGTGCAAAAAGAAATGACTAAACTTGGCGGCGTGGCGATGGTAGAGCCTGTGCAACGTGCCACGCAACGAGTGGATCAGTCTTTTGAAAGAGTGAATGAAAATAGAGCAGCTGAGACAAAATCTGTTGCAGGTAACAGTAGCGCAAACACTGCCGCTCTTCTGCAAATGATACGTATACAAAACAGCCAACTACGTGAGTTAAGAAAAATGAATGCAGTCGGAGTAATGCCATGA